One window of the Bombus pyrosoma isolate SC7728 linkage group LG5, ASM1482585v1, whole genome shotgun sequence genome contains the following:
- the LOC122567663 gene encoding ester hydrolase C11orf54 homolog produces the protein MTTLNPNELTIVKRDLHVPSLDEIKDVLKEGLIKNFADVEVEVVNCPDLTKEPFTLAAPGLGGNPTLLEIGGPAFLLPTVQKNKLYDIQQLLNHLQYKGDSFVAGAGAGPWPYINSNCELIMNLTVSPSSVQNETRISSVDTTNGNCVLQTLPNTETRLALLANLFVTGGKPGKVLKVHAKKRTGNNDFIASMQKAIALHYPNNLVGLGGTFLMKDGKVKQHVMADFSKTPLKTEAQLNNWLHFYNMSTPLIAVGTFVSSESDLDLRVQHFHSFSHHGEGGHYHIDTTPETIEYLGYFNLGTTLYRVDKPLTGIQFGKD, from the exons ATGACTACTTTAAATCCCAATGAACTTACCATAGTAAAAAGAGACCTACATGTTCCTTCTctcgatgaaataaaagatg tctTAAAAGAAggattgattaaaaatttcgcgGATGTAGAAGTAGAAGTTGTCAATTGCCCAGATTTAACAAAAGAACCTTTCACACTTGCTGCGCCAG gaTTAGGTGGCAACCCAACATTACTAGAAATTGGTGGACCAGCATTTCTTCTTCCTActgtacaaaaaaataaattatatgacaTCCAACAACTTTTGAATCACTTACAATACAAAGGAGATTCTTTTGTTGCTGGAGCAGGAGCTGGTCCATGGCCATATATAAATTCCAATTGTGAG CTTATAATGAATTTAACTGTTTCACCATCCAGTGTACAAAATGAAACTCGTATTTCATCTGTCGATACAACAAATGGAAATTGTGTGCTTCAAACATTACCTAATACTGAAACAAGACTTGCTTTATTAGCTAATTTGTTTGTTACTGGAGGGAAACCAGGTAAAGTTTTAAAAGTCCATGCTAAAAAACGTACTggaaataatgattttattgcATCTATGCAAAAAGCAATTGCTCTGCATTATCCAAATAATCTTGTTG gATTAGGAGGAAcgtttttaatgaaagatgGAAAAGTTAAACAGCATGTTATGGCAGACTTCTCAAAAACTCCATTAAAGACGGAAGCACAACTTAATAACTGGTTACACTTCTATAATATGTCAACACCCCTAATAGCTGTTGGTACATTTGTCAGTTCTGAAAGT GATTTAGATCTTCGTGTTCAGCATTTCCACAGTTTTTCCCATCACGGAGAGGGTGGACATTATCATATCGATACAACACCAGAAACTATTGAATACTTGGGATATTTCAACTTGGGTACTACACTTTACCGTGTAGATAAACCACTAACTGGTATTCAGTTTGGAAAGGATTAA
- the LOC122567662 gene encoding solute carrier family 35 member G1-like — MKFSIESTASYNSIHPEYHYTEQFANNAETYQEGTKWYGVFLAFLSGTFFTISSALVKAVENVHPMVLLAIRSILQMLVMATVALKVSKSLFGPKGQRMLLHLQGIVGGATLSLLYYSFRKLPIGDATTIIFSSPVIVIALSFILLKEPCGILRVIVMCALFAGVVFVSKPPFLFQTYRTESYNVMGYVCAILATLFTALNIVIMRKCSKIHYSTIIFNLSWYSLITAIFFFFLVSDNHEQKSKLPHDWITWSKILLVALTGLSGQILVTNALKIEGAGKVSVTRSLDIILAYIVQIYFFGDQPTSTSIIGAFLIIVSVICMGFEKEIYNVCDFIP, encoded by the exons ATGAAGTTCAGCATTGAATCTACTGCTTCTTATAACAGTATACATCCAGAATATCATTACACAGAACAATTCGCCAATAATGCTGAAACATATCAAGAGGGTACCAAATGGTATGGAGTATTTTTGGCATTTTTATCAggtacattttttacaattagttCTGCATTAGTCAAAGCAGTAGAAAACGTACATCCTATGGTATTACTGGCTATCAGATCTATTCTACAAATGTTAGTCATGGCTACTGTAGCACTTAAAGTTTCCAAAAGTCTTTTTGGACCCAAAGGGCAAAGAATGCTCTTACATTTGCAA GGAATAGTAGGTGGTGCAactttatcattattatattatagttttcGAAAATTGCCTATAGGAGATGCTACAACAATCATATTTAGTTCTCCAGTGATTGTTATTGcattatctttcattttgttAAAAGAACCTTGTGGAATATTACGTGTGATAGTTATGTGTGCACTCTTTGCAGGTGTTGTTTTTGTATCTAAACCACCATTTCTATTTCAG acATATAGAACTGAATCGTACAATGTGATGGGATATGTATGTGCTATCTTAGCAACCCTATTTACAGCTCTTAACATAGTTATTATGAGGAAGTGTTCGAAAATCCATTATTCAACAATAATCTTCAACCTATCTTGGTATTCACTCATTAcagcaatatttttcttcttccttgtGTCAGATAATCACGAACAAAAATCAAAGTTGCCACATGATTGGATTACCTGGAGTAAAATATTGTTAGTAGCACTAACTGGATTATCAGGTCAAATTTTAGTAACTAATGCATTAAAGATAGAAGGTGCTGGAAAAGTATCAGTGACTAGATctttagatattattttagcttatattgtacaaatatatttttttggaGATCAGCCTACATCAACCAGTATCATTGGAGCATTTCTAATCATAGTCTCTGTTATATGTATGGGatttgagaaagaaatttataatgtttGTGATTTTATTCCCTAA